A genomic segment from Nomia melanderi isolate GNS246 unplaced genomic scaffold, iyNomMela1 scaffold0078, whole genome shotgun sequence encodes:
- the LOC143175387 gene encoding uncharacterized protein LOC143175387 isoform X2, producing MTKINAEKFLLKRILTYINDQVREITFADEPIYELTNEEIDRVLEENHDLAAYPGIQKTYNKIKEQFKIPKLMEKVEQKVKECDTCQTEKLTRVRSKEEPVISDTPEQPNDKIAMDILGPLPKTKRAYSTIIHEATGFTPFELTFSQKANLASSVTANSQRTYTKYKLEKENGILNCNMLGKHYRKANKGQPAFSPSPGTSRMD from the exons ATGACGAAAATAAATG CAGAGAAATTCTTGCTCAAAAGAATACTAACTTACATCAACGATCAAGTTAGAGAAATAACTTTTGCCGATGAACCAATTTATGAATTAACCAACGAAGAAATAGATAGGGTATTAGAAGAAAATCACGACTTAGCAGCTTACCCAGGTATTCAGAAAACATATAACAAGATTAAAGAGCAATTTAAGATTCCCAAACTAATGGAGAAGGTAGAACAGAAGGTTAAAGAATGCGATACATGTCAGACAGAAAAATTAACTAGAGTCAGGAGCAAAGAAGAACCAGTAATCTCAGATACTCCAGAACAACCTAATGACAAAATTGCTATGGACATTTTGGGGCCACTTCCAAAGACTAAACGAG CATATAGCACAATTATACATGAAGCCACCGGTTTCACTCCATTCGAATTGACTTTCAGTCAGAAAGCCAATCTTGCTTCCTCCGTAACAGCTAACAGTCAACGGACGTATACAAAGTACAAGCTAGAAAAAGAGAATGGGATTCTGAACTGCAACATGCTAGGAAAACATTACAGAAAAGCAAACAAAG gACAACCAGCTTTTTCGCCATCACCTGGCACGTCTCGTATGGACTAG
- the LOC143175387 gene encoding uncharacterized protein LOC143175387 isoform X1 translates to MTKINAEKFLLKRILTYINDQVREITFADEPIYELTNEEIDRVLEENHDLAAYPGIQKTYNKIKEQFKIPKLMEKVEQKVKECDTCQTEKLTRVRSKEEPVISDTPEQPNDKIAMDILGPLPKTKRAYSTIIHEATGFTPFELTFSQKANLASSVTANSQRTYTKYKLEKENGILNCNMLGKHYRKANKGTNVIKREKLLKLKRYSEWATVCFYITIIKVTNWVRNG, encoded by the exons ATGACGAAAATAAATG CAGAGAAATTCTTGCTCAAAAGAATACTAACTTACATCAACGATCAAGTTAGAGAAATAACTTTTGCCGATGAACCAATTTATGAATTAACCAACGAAGAAATAGATAGGGTATTAGAAGAAAATCACGACTTAGCAGCTTACCCAGGTATTCAGAAAACATATAACAAGATTAAAGAGCAATTTAAGATTCCCAAACTAATGGAGAAGGTAGAACAGAAGGTTAAAGAATGCGATACATGTCAGACAGAAAAATTAACTAGAGTCAGGAGCAAAGAAGAACCAGTAATCTCAGATACTCCAGAACAACCTAATGACAAAATTGCTATGGACATTTTGGGGCCACTTCCAAAGACTAAACGAG CATATAGCACAATTATACATGAAGCCACCGGTTTCACTCCATTCGAATTGACTTTCAGTCAGAAAGCCAATCTTGCTTCCTCCGTAACAGCTAACAGTCAACGGACGTATACAAAGTACAAGCTAGAAAAAGAGAATGGGATTCTGAACTGCAACATGCTAGGAAAACATTACAGAAAAGCAAACAAAGGTACAAACGTGATcaagagagaaaaattattaaaactcaaACGATATTCAGAGTGGGCGACAGTATGCTTTTACATAACGatcataaaagtaacaaattggGTACGGAATGGTTAG